In one window of Euwallacea similis isolate ESF13 chromosome 4, ESF131.1, whole genome shotgun sequence DNA:
- the LOC136408418 gene encoding enolase-phosphatase E1-like, translating into MMENRQFWRLAGIVLTWNALMISAETTETSVFTLQAEGNGRIDLEVMEVISTTSISIADEMALKESFSSLLKQTTHPQNQLITNTSSTQNTPNPDKYSVFLDLDSAASTSVETKLVSKITEENITRVDGENDQINGTKPVITREVVTEISVQETKDGQIIKRKPTDEELLLAREDLDDSDKAQDIEDLSSFLGGDPEDDMFDESWHDEDEGESDDPHDMESILKEEHSQVTTESYDKEKENSSEKEPGDYRKIYHTERKNFTNLKEYKIMISETEGDFFDDDDFPEAAFKGQKLNETNAANNTKNNKVETTTSSTIQQEDDSHMQLIKEMMGRNNNATNDTLTKQISSNTKLDDGGNKTDDTASSMDNHLEIIKDLLEELNSEPKLEVNETETTQASVITEDNKLAPISNEISKQAESTTTQPLTETISNNIIETTTLTPPVTTEDNMAENGVSVQDLSEIISLIDHKETLPKVSTEIPLSVVNQEFSPDTDSVTTPPWAEDILKEYEMDTGGHDDFPEMDTDFMTTSSYSYFDKFMKEMSDLNNPTTTRTSLTGEFTSQDDVTTLPSTTEHTAGEDLLSTQTLHTPYQESVEITTTTEPKFEITTARNAPIEVATPSFSYFDQFLKEMADLNRATTTIRSFLEAFTSQDDVITTEHISHMDSPASEQEFVETTPTTQPKIETTTSTEAPVTTETNVFDVVPSLNSLPSTPQDDYFHGLSPSDVAAMFNPRSEEDDDSSEEEDYDNTVGISTSTPIKESSTTPKPPEEDPKITGVLAVISEAEPVFKATILNNTVQLTIKISNKNETFYVPKFAHVSEFGNIVNITWRLKEDLNNSVAFKVFDRGQFYMIKEIITNLFMGMFNFRG; encoded by the exons ATGATGGAAAACAGACAATTTTGGAGATTAGCAGGGATTGTTCTTACCTGGAACGCTCTGATGATAAGCGCCG aaacaacTGAAACATCCGTATTCACTCTACAAGCCGAAGGCAATGGACGAATCGATCTGGAAGTTATGGAGGTGATTTCAACAACATCCATTAGCATTGCAGATGAAATGGCGTTAAAAGAAAGCTTTAGTTCGCTATTAAAGCAGACCACCCACCCTCAAAACCAACTAATAACAAACACTA GCTCTACTCAAAATACCCCAAATCCGGATAAGTATTCGGTATTTTTGGATCTGGATTCTGCGGCCAGCACTAGCGTTGAGACTAAATTAGTCAGTAAAATAACAGAGGAGAATATTACACGAGTGGATGGCGAAAATGATCAAATCAATG gaactAAGCCAGTGATTACCAGAGAGGTAGTCACGGAGATTAGCGTGCAGGAAACTAAAGATGGACAAATAATTAAGAGGAAACCCACTGATGAAGAGCTTCTTCTGGCAAGAGAAGATCTAGACGACTCAGATAAGGCTCAAGACATCGAAGACTTATCCTCATTCCTTGGGGGAGACCCTGAAGATGATATGTTCGATGAATCGTGGCATGATGAGGATGAAGGGGAAAGTGACGATCCTCACGACATGGAGTCAATCCTCAAAGAGGAACACAGTCAAGTTACCACTGAGTCATATGATaaggaaaaggaaaattctTCGGAAAAAGAACCGGGGGATTACAGGAAAATTTACCACactgaaagaaaaaacttCACAAATCTCAAGGAATACAAGATAATGATCAGTGAGACGGAAGGGGACTTCTTCGATGATGACGATTTTCCTGAGGCTGCTTTTAAGGGCCAAAAGTTGAATGAAACTAATGCTGCCAATAATACTAAAAACAACAAAGTGGAGACTACAACTAGTAGCACCATTCAGCAAGAAGATGACAGTCACATGCAGCTCATTAAAGAAATGATGGGTAGGAATAATAATGCAACAAACGATACTCTTACTAAGCAAATTAGTAGTAATACTAAACTTGATGATGGTGGCAATAAAACTGATGATACTGCCAGCAGCATGGATAACCATTTGGAGATCATTAAAGATCTTTTGGAGGAATTGAACAGCGAACCAAAATTGGAAGTCAATGAAACAGAAACTACGCAAGCTTCAGTTATTACTGAGGATAATAAACTCGCACCAATAAGcaacgaaatttcaaaacaagCAGAATCAACGACAACACAACCTTTAACCGAGACAATTTCTAATAACATAATTGAAACTACTACTCTTACGCCGCCAGTTACTACTGAGGACAATATGGCGGAAAATGGCGTAAGCGTGCAGGATTTGAGCGAAATAATCAGCTTGATAGATCACAAAGAAACTTTACCTAAAGTATCAACTGAAATTCCTTTGTCGGTGGTCAATCAAGAATTTTCACCTGACACGGACTCTGTTACCACGCCCCCATGGGCAGAGGACATCCTAAAGGAATACGAAATGGACACAGGCGGTCATGACGACTTTCCTGAAATGGACACTGATTTCATGACTACGTCGTCGTACAGTTACTTTGacaaatttatgaaagaaaTGTCTGATCTTAATAATCCTACAACCACCAGGACGAGCTTGACTGGAGAATTTACATCACAAGATGATGTTACAACACTGCCGTCCACCACAGAACACACAGCAGGTGAGGATTTACTTTCAACACAAACTCTACATACTCCTTACCAGGAATCAGTTGAGATAACCACTACTACAGAacctaaatttgaaattacaaCCGCCAGAAATGCCCCTATTGAAGTCGCTACCCCAtcatttagttattttgaCCAGTTTCTAAAAGAAATGGCTGATCTTAATAGAGCTACCACCACCATAAGGAGTTTCCTTGAAGCTTTTACGTCACAAGATGATGTTATAACCACAGAGCACATAAGTCACATGGATTCTCCTGCGTCCGAacaggaatttgttgaaacaaCCCCCACCACCCAACCTAAAATTGAAACTACAACTTCCACAGAGGCTCCTGTTACAACTGAAACAAACGTATTTGACGTAGTCCCCTCTTTAAATTCACTTCCCTCTACTCCTCAAGATGATTACTTTCATGGCTTAAGCCCTAGTGACGTGGCTGCGATGTTTAACCCTCGGAGTGAGGAGGACGACGACTCCAGTGAGGAAGAGGATTATGATAATACTGTTGGTATTTCGACTTCAACCCCAATTAAAGAGTCTTCTACAACTCCAAAACCTCCTGAAGAAGATCCGAAGATCACTGGAGTATTGGCAGTCATATCTGAAGCGGAACCAGTCTTCAAGGCTACAATATTGAATAATACTGTTCAATTGACGATTAAAATTAGTAACAAG AACGAAACCTTTTACGTTCCCAAATTTGCTCATGTTAGCGAGTTTGGAAATATCGTGAACATTACTTGGAGGCTGAAAGAGGATTTGAACAATTCAGTGGCCTTCAAGGTCTTCGACAGAGGGCAATTTTACATGATCAAGGAGATTATCACCAATTTGTTCATGGGCATGTTCAATTTTCGTGGTTGA
- the LOC136408419 gene encoding probable tyrosyl-DNA phosphodiesterase, whose translation MDSSSKRKNQEHPGGQAKRLKLEECPHKERCYRRNPHHFKQFDHPFLIKLIEMGDLMVIPENMPQSNQVYKEQIDILKPILASLRVHESLEKLADNAKTEIKSEYTTTADPIPGSSGSTRTGRVSQKGKTTIFNSTSQTFTSEEDPNACQPGSMLEKLQKNAPYNCFFTAIPKSPETLKEVNTITFTDLLCPSLGQLKCSLQVNFIIDIDWLLKQYKTRNLHEKPLTIVYGDDWPDIQEFMNKFCPNVKYHFVKMKDPFGCHHTKLGVYVYEDDSIRVVVSTANLYFEDWNHYNQGVWVSPRLPKLPPNADSKLGESPTGFKAHLINYFLTYKLIIFNEWINYIKRADFSSVKVALVYSAPGKYYPKDNGNHLYRVGDLLSQHCTLPSKTDAQSEGPLSWGILAQASSIGSMGKTAGEWLRGSLLRSLASHKLGPLPNNSQATISVVYPTVNNVAHGYWGLESGGCMPYSKAMNEKQRWFQTYLHQWIADGKHRTRAMPHIKSYCRISPNLSKLAYFLLTSANLSKSAWGNIMQKDGASYVRSYEMGVMFLPKFFNEEYLEICDTGDRKNKSLFPFMYDLPLTPYQKNDYPWCN comes from the exons ATGGATTCAAGTTCTAAAAGAAAGAATCAGGAACATCCTG GTGGTCAGGCAAAAAGACTGAAATTAGAAGAATGCCCTCATAAGGAAAGATGTTATCGAAGAAACCCGCATCACTTTAAACAATTTGATCACCCTTTTT tAATCAAGCTAATAGAAATGGGTGATTTAATGGTAATACCTGAAAACATGCCCCAATCAAACCAAGTATACAAAGAACAAATAGACATTTTAAAGCCTATTTTGGCCTCTCTTAGAGTCCACGaatcattagaaaaattagCTGATAATGCcaaaacagaaataaaaagtgaatatACGACCACGGCTGACCCAATTCCTGGAAGCAGTGGTAGTACCAGAACAGGAAGAGTTTCTCAAAAAGGCAAAACtaccatttttaattcaacttcTCAAACATTCACTTCAGAAGAAGACCCAAATGCTTGCCAACCTGGCTCTATGCTAGAAAAGCTTCAGAAAAATGCCCCTTACAACTGCTTTTTCACTGCAATTCCCAAAAGCCCAGAAACTCTCAAAGAAGTTAATACCATTACTTTCACAG ACCTCCTTTGCCCCAGCTTGGGtcaattaaaatgttctttacaagtgaattttattattgacatAGATTGGCTTTTGAAACAGTACAAAACTAGAAACTTACA TGAAAAACCATTGACTATAGTTTATGGTGATGATTGGCCAGATATTCAAGAGTTTATGAACAAGTTTTGTCCCAATGTCAAGTACCACTTTGTCAAAATGAAAGATCCATTTGGTTGTCACCATAC AAAATTGGGGGTTTATGTGTATGAAGATGATTCCATAAGAGTGGTAGTTTCCACTGCAAATCTCTATTTTGAAGACTGGAATCATTATAATCAAGG CGTTTGGGTGAGTCCTCGATTGCCAAAATTGCCTCCAAATGCCGATTCAAAATTAGGTGAATCCCCGACCGGATTTAAAGCGCatcttataaattatttcctaACGTATAAACTCATCATTTTTAATGAGTGGATCAATTATATTAAACGTGCCGACTTTAGCAGTGTAAA AGTGGCACTAGTTTATTCAGCTCCCGGTAAATACTACCCTAAAGACAATGGAAACCATTTGTATAGagtcggagatttattaagCCAACATTGTACTTTGCCCTCAAAAACTGATGCACAAAGCGAAGGCCCATTGTCCTGGGGTATTTTAGCGCAGGCATCTAGCATAg GATCGATGGGCAAAACTGCAGGGGAGTGGCTGAGAGGATCGTTGCTGCGTAGCCTTGCTAGTCACAAACTTGGACCTCTACCCAACAATTCCCAAGCTACCATTAGTGTAGTTTATCCCACCGTCAACAACGTGGCTCACGGTTATTGGGGTCTTGAAAGTGGGGGCTGCATGCCCTACTCAAAAGCGATGAATGAGAAACAACGATGGTTTCAAACTTACCTACA tcaGTGGATAGCAGACGGGAAGCACCGGACCAGGGCAATGCCTCATATCAAGTCATACTGTCGAATATCTCCAAACTTGAGCAAGCTCgcttatttcttattaactaGCGCTAATTTGTCGAAATCGGCGTGGGGTAACATCATGCAAAAAGACGGCGCCAGTTACGTACGTTCTTATGAAATGGGCGTTATGTTTTTGCCCAAGTTTTTCAACGAAGAGTACTTAGAAATCTGTGATACGGGagataggaaaaataaatcgttATTCCCGTTTATGTACGATTTACCGTTAACGCCTTACCAGAAGAATGATTATCCCTGGTGTAATTGA
- the Nep5 gene encoding neprilysin isoform X2, which produces MDNLAYISEQNGRPFSISGGIVRDLKHRQKENSSQLLTSINSRFKPSKKIVYYKRGTVALVLLVLLLLASLITVITLDKKPAKQSDLCMTNECIRSAANLKYSMNFSVQPCDNFYEFCCGKWSQQHPNHGWYPSFSTFTTVTEKIVIESMKVLKEDVEEGEPKAVSLAKKLYESCVIKEYTEALGLTPLYDYLAMINLPIVPSFINQSENTQFNWVKAEISMKIVLAMDVFIGFTVQPNIFKRDQNVMYLGIQFQSCPLPSPIRKEKLRHKFKSWQGNWVRNKNDEEEEDEEAEDKFMRNQIRSNIIKYVIKNVLKDNNRLDIEDSQLQVAADIINNITSYMDELNDNYTRGESEEDPIKKISFKDLQEKTDNNVENPVKNFWIDYISLIFQDTNVTIDPHNDSLFITEKELPYLFDVLNYVSSQPSEHVELFMWWSAVYAMIMSTSSDITSYIERQTSMYYASKRPEDPIYVRSRSLDCSEMVNKYMGWAVSYAITDRVFANRAKPKVQQMLNGIKSAFVEHVQSITWMDSKTKKVTLEKSNEMLSFIGYPEWLFKNGALDRKYAGLEINETTYLTNMINIILQYTNESLSSLRLFNPRDWSTEPITVNAFNSFPDNAINVPLAIMNYPLYDLGLEVLNYGSIGSILGHELTHGFDNAGRKHDKYGNYVQWWSNETAETFENLTNCFVKQYDNYTIEDIPGHANGNMTLGENLADNGGLNQAFAAYKQYKNQHGEEPKLPGFEQFTNEQMFFISYGSIWCETVSKEDLRAQLEQDEHCPNALRVIGTLQNSEDFTEAFQCPQSSFMNPKRERCKIW; this is translated from the exons ATGGATAATTTGGCTTACATCTCCGAGCAAAATGGGCGTCCTTTCAGCATTTCTG GAGGGATCGTTCGAGACTTGAAGCATCGTCAGAAGGAAAACTCTAGCCAGCTTTTGACAAGTATAAACTCTAGATTTAAACC TTCCAAGAAAATTGTGTATTACAAACGAGGTACCGTTGCTTTGGTCCTTTTAGTCCTGCTACTCCTAGCCAGTCTGATCACCGTTATAACATTGG ACAAAAAACCAGCGAAGCAATCAGACTTGTGCATGACAAATGAATGCATCAGATCGGCGGCAAATCTGAAATATTCCATGAATTTTAGTGTGCAACCCTGTGataatttttatgagttttgtTGCGGAAAATGGTCGCAGCAGCACCCCAATCATGGGTGGTACCCCAGTTTTTCCACGTTCACCACTGTGACTGAAAAGATCGTCATAGAGTCTATGAAAGTCCTCAAGGAGGACGTTGAGGAGGGTGAACCGAAGGCGGTGAGCCTGGCCAAAAAACTTTATGAATCATGCGTCATTAAAG AATATACTGAAGCCCTGGGGCTAACGCCTTTGTACGATTATTTGGCCATGATCAATTTACCCATAGTTCCCAGTTTCATCAACCAAAGTGAAAATACTCAATTTAATTGGGTTAAGGCTGAGATTTCCATGAAAATAGTGCTTGCAATGGACGTATTTATAGGCTTCACTGTGCAACccaacatttttaaaagagaCCAAAATGTCATGTATTTAGGAATTCAATTTCAGAGTTGCCCTCTCCCGAG CCCGATtcgcaaagaaaaattacggCATAAGTTCAAGTCATGGCAAGGGAACTGGGTTAGAAACAAAAATGACGAGGAGGAGGAGGATGAGGAAGCTGAAGATAAATTTATGCGCAACCAAATTCGCTCCAACATTATCAAATACgtcataaaaaatgttcttaagGATAACAATCGTCTAGACATTGAGGACAGCCAGCTGCAAGTAGCTGCCGATATTATCAATAACATTACCAGCTACATGGATGAG TTGAATGATAACTACACCAGGGGTGAAAGCGAGGAAGAcccaataaagaaaatttctttcaaagaCCTTCAAGAGAAAACTGACAACAACGTTGAAAACCCAGTGAAAAACTTTTGGATCGATTATATTAGCCTGATTTTCCAAGATACCAACGTCACTATAGATCCCCATAACGACTCGCTTTTTATCACCGAAAAAGAGCTGCCCTACTTGTTCGACGTGTTGAATTATGTATCCAG CCAACCTTCAGAGCACGTGGAACTATTCATGTGGTGGTCTGCAGTTTATGCGATGATCATGAGCACGTCATCGGATATTACCAGTTACATTGAGAGACAAACCTCTATGTATTATGCCTCCAAGAGGCCTGAGGATCCCATTTATGTTAGATCAAG GTCATTAGACTGCAGCGAAATGGTGAACAAATACATGGGTTGGGCTGTGAGTTACGCGATCACTGATAGGGTTTTTGCCAACAGGGCCAAACCTAAA GTGCAGCAAATGCTGAACGGCATCAAATCGGCTTTCGTTGAACACGTTCAAAGCATCACCTGGATGGATTCCAAGACTAAAAAAGTGactttggaaaaaagtaaCGAAATGCTGAGTTTTATAGGCTATCCTGAGTGGCTGTTTAAAAACGGGGCTTTGGATCGAAAGTATGCTGGG ttggaaataaatgaaacGACCTATTTAACGAATATGATAAACATAATCCTGCAATATACGAACGAGTCTTTATCATCATTGAGGCTTTTCAATCCCCGAGATTGGAGCACCGAGCCTATTACTGTAAACGCATTCAATTCCTTCCCTGATAACGCCATAA ACGTCCCATTGGCGATTATGAACTATCCCCTATATGACTTGGGATTGGA gGTTTTGAACTACGGGTCAATAGGATCGATTTTGGGCCATGAGCTGACTCATGGATTCGACAATGCTG GCAGAAAGCATGACAAATATGGCAACTACGTGCAGTGGTGGTCGAACGAAACTGCTGAAACTTTTGAGAATTTGACCAACTGCTTTGTGAAGCAGTATGACAACTACACCATCGAAGATATTCCTGGACAC GCAAATGGTAATATGACTCTGGGAGAGAACCTGGCAGACAACGGTGGCCTGAATCAGGCTTTCGCCGCATATAAACAGTACAAGAACCAGCATGGAGAGGAACCTAAATTACCAGGATTCGAGCAATTTACAAACGAGCAAATGTTCTTTATCAGCTATGGCAGC ATCTGGTGCGAAACTGTCAGTAAAGAAGATCTAAGAGCCCAACTTGAACAGGACGAGCATTGCCCCAACGCTTTGAGAGTCATTGGAACTCTGCAAAACTCTGAGGATTTCACTGAGGCTTTTCAATGTCCTCAGAGCAGTTTTATGAATCCCAAGAGAGAAAGGTGCAAAATTTGGtag
- the Nep5 gene encoding neprilysin isoform X1, translating to MDNLAYISEQNGRPFSISGGIVRDLKHRQKENSSQLLTSINSRFKPSKKIVYYKRGTVALVLLVLLLLASLITVITLDKKPAKQSDLCMTNECIRSAANLKYSMNFSVQPCDNFYEFCCGKWSQQHPNHGWYPSFSTFTTVTEKIVIESMKVLKEDVEEGEPKAVSLAKKLYESCVIKEYTEALGLTPLYDYLAMINLPIVPSFINQSENTQFNWVKAEISMKIVLAMDVFIGFTVQPNIFKRDQNVMYLGIQFQSCPLPSPIRKEKLRHKFKSWQGNWVRNKNDEEEEDEEAEDKFMRNQIRSNIIKYVIKNVLKDNNRLDIEDSQLQVAADIINNITSYMDEASFMIFYILNYNEAIMQLNDNYTRGESEEDPIKKISFKDLQEKTDNNVENPVKNFWIDYISLIFQDTNVTIDPHNDSLFITEKELPYLFDVLNYVSSQPSEHVELFMWWSAVYAMIMSTSSDITSYIERQTSMYYASKRPEDPIYVRSRSLDCSEMVNKYMGWAVSYAITDRVFANRAKPKVSGVSCFYTNRYTKKSCMKVQQMLNGIKSAFVEHVQSITWMDSKTKKVTLEKSNEMLSFIGYPEWLFKNGALDRKYAGLEINETTYLTNMINIILQYTNESLSSLRLFNPRDWSTEPITVNAFNSFPDNAINVPLAIMNYPLYDLGLEVLNYGSIGSILGHELTHGFDNAGRKHDKYGNYVQWWSNETAETFENLTNCFVKQYDNYTIEDIPGHANGNMTLGENLADNGGLNQAFAAYKQYKNQHGEEPKLPGFEQFTNEQMFFISYGSIWCETVSKEDLRAQLEQDEHCPNALRVIGTLQNSEDFTEAFQCPQSSFMNPKRERCKIW from the exons ATGGATAATTTGGCTTACATCTCCGAGCAAAATGGGCGTCCTTTCAGCATTTCTG GAGGGATCGTTCGAGACTTGAAGCATCGTCAGAAGGAAAACTCTAGCCAGCTTTTGACAAGTATAAACTCTAGATTTAAACC TTCCAAGAAAATTGTGTATTACAAACGAGGTACCGTTGCTTTGGTCCTTTTAGTCCTGCTACTCCTAGCCAGTCTGATCACCGTTATAACATTGG ACAAAAAACCAGCGAAGCAATCAGACTTGTGCATGACAAATGAATGCATCAGATCGGCGGCAAATCTGAAATATTCCATGAATTTTAGTGTGCAACCCTGTGataatttttatgagttttgtTGCGGAAAATGGTCGCAGCAGCACCCCAATCATGGGTGGTACCCCAGTTTTTCCACGTTCACCACTGTGACTGAAAAGATCGTCATAGAGTCTATGAAAGTCCTCAAGGAGGACGTTGAGGAGGGTGAACCGAAGGCGGTGAGCCTGGCCAAAAAACTTTATGAATCATGCGTCATTAAAG AATATACTGAAGCCCTGGGGCTAACGCCTTTGTACGATTATTTGGCCATGATCAATTTACCCATAGTTCCCAGTTTCATCAACCAAAGTGAAAATACTCAATTTAATTGGGTTAAGGCTGAGATTTCCATGAAAATAGTGCTTGCAATGGACGTATTTATAGGCTTCACTGTGCAACccaacatttttaaaagagaCCAAAATGTCATGTATTTAGGAATTCAATTTCAGAGTTGCCCTCTCCCGAG CCCGATtcgcaaagaaaaattacggCATAAGTTCAAGTCATGGCAAGGGAACTGGGTTAGAAACAAAAATGACGAGGAGGAGGAGGATGAGGAAGCTGAAGATAAATTTATGCGCAACCAAATTCGCTCCAACATTATCAAATACgtcataaaaaatgttcttaagGATAACAATCGTCTAGACATTGAGGACAGCCAGCTGCAAGTAGCTGCCGATATTATCAATAACATTACCAGCTACATGGATGAGGCaagttttatgattttttatatattaaattataatgaaGCCATTATGCAGTTGAATGATAACTACACCAGGGGTGAAAGCGAGGAAGAcccaataaagaaaatttctttcaaagaCCTTCAAGAGAAAACTGACAACAACGTTGAAAACCCAGTGAAAAACTTTTGGATCGATTATATTAGCCTGATTTTCCAAGATACCAACGTCACTATAGATCCCCATAACGACTCGCTTTTTATCACCGAAAAAGAGCTGCCCTACTTGTTCGACGTGTTGAATTATGTATCCAG CCAACCTTCAGAGCACGTGGAACTATTCATGTGGTGGTCTGCAGTTTATGCGATGATCATGAGCACGTCATCGGATATTACCAGTTACATTGAGAGACAAACCTCTATGTATTATGCCTCCAAGAGGCCTGAGGATCCCATTTATGTTAGATCAAG GTCATTAGACTGCAGCGAAATGGTGAACAAATACATGGGTTGGGCTGTGAGTTACGCGATCACTGATAGGGTTTTTGCCAACAGGGCCAAACCTAAAGTAAGTGGTGTCTCATGTTTTTACACTAATCGTTATACGAAAAAATCTTGTATGAAGGTGCAGCAAATGCTGAACGGCATCAAATCGGCTTTCGTTGAACACGTTCAAAGCATCACCTGGATGGATTCCAAGACTAAAAAAGTGactttggaaaaaagtaaCGAAATGCTGAGTTTTATAGGCTATCCTGAGTGGCTGTTTAAAAACGGGGCTTTGGATCGAAAGTATGCTGGG ttggaaataaatgaaacGACCTATTTAACGAATATGATAAACATAATCCTGCAATATACGAACGAGTCTTTATCATCATTGAGGCTTTTCAATCCCCGAGATTGGAGCACCGAGCCTATTACTGTAAACGCATTCAATTCCTTCCCTGATAACGCCATAA ACGTCCCATTGGCGATTATGAACTATCCCCTATATGACTTGGGATTGGA gGTTTTGAACTACGGGTCAATAGGATCGATTTTGGGCCATGAGCTGACTCATGGATTCGACAATGCTG GCAGAAAGCATGACAAATATGGCAACTACGTGCAGTGGTGGTCGAACGAAACTGCTGAAACTTTTGAGAATTTGACCAACTGCTTTGTGAAGCAGTATGACAACTACACCATCGAAGATATTCCTGGACAC GCAAATGGTAATATGACTCTGGGAGAGAACCTGGCAGACAACGGTGGCCTGAATCAGGCTTTCGCCGCATATAAACAGTACAAGAACCAGCATGGAGAGGAACCTAAATTACCAGGATTCGAGCAATTTACAAACGAGCAAATGTTCTTTATCAGCTATGGCAGC ATCTGGTGCGAAACTGTCAGTAAAGAAGATCTAAGAGCCCAACTTGAACAGGACGAGCATTGCCCCAACGCTTTGAGAGTCATTGGAACTCTGCAAAACTCTGAGGATTTCACTGAGGCTTTTCAATGTCCTCAGAGCAGTTTTATGAATCCCAAGAGAGAAAGGTGCAAAATTTGGtag
- the Gdi gene encoding rab GDP dissociation inhibitor alpha, whose protein sequence is MDEEYDAIVLGTGLKECILSGMLSVSGKKVLHVDRNKYYGGESASICPLEELFSKFGAPAPDESYGRGRDWNVDLIPKFLMANGSLVKLLIHTGVTRYLEFKSIEGSYVYKGGKISKVPVDQKEALASDLMGMFEKRRFRNFLIYVQDFAEDDPKTWKDFDARSQNMVALYDKFGLDKNTQDFTGHALALYRDDDYLNHPAIETIRRIKLYSDSLARYGKSPYLYPMYGLGELPQGFARLSAIYGGTYMLDKPIDEIVLGEGGKVVGVRSGNEVAKCKQVYCDPTYVPDRVRKKGQVVRCICLLDHPIPNTKDALSTQIIIPQKQVGRHSDIYVSVVSYTHQVAAKGWFIAMVSTTVESDNPEVEIKPGLDLLGPVRQKFVSVSDYYEPTDDGLQSQIFISETYDATTHFETTCLDVLDIFKRGTGEEFDFSKIKHELGDEEQ, encoded by the exons ATGGATGAAGAGTACGACGCCATCGTTCTAGGCACCGGTTTGAAAGAATGCATCCTCAGCGGTATGCTCTCGGTGTCCGGGAAAAAAGTCTTGCATGTAGATCGCAACAAATACTATGGTGGAGAATCCGCCTCGATTTGCCCCTTGGAGGAGCTGTTCTCCAAGTTCGGAGCCCCCGCCCCTGACGAGAGCTACGGCAGGGGACGAGACTGGAATGTAGATCTCATTCCCAAGTTCCTGATGGCCAACGGATCTTTGGTGAAACTGCTGATACATACTGGAGTTACCAGGTATCTGGAGTTCAAGAGTATTGAAGGCAGTTATGTTTATAAGGGAGGCAAGATTTCTAAG GTTCCTGTTGATCAGAAAGAAGCTTTGGCTTCAGACTTAATGGGCATGTTTGAAAAGAGACGGTTTAGAAACTTTCTGATTTACGTCCAAGATTTTGCGGAAGATGACCCAAAAACATGGAAAGATTTTGATGCCCGTTCTCAAAATATGGTTGCTTTATATGACAAATTTGGATTAGATAAAAATACTCAAGATTTCACTGGTCATGCACTTGCCCTATACCGTGATGATGACTATCTCAATCATCCTGCAATTGAGACTATTAGAAGAATTAAGTTGTATTCAGATTCATTGGCCAGATATGGGAAATCTCCCTATTTGTATCCAATGTATGGATTGGGCGAATTGCCACAAG GGTTTGCTCGTTTGTCTGCAATTTATGGTGGCACTTACATGTTGGACAAACCAATTGATGAAATCGTCCTTGGTGAGGGGGGTAAGGTAGTAGGAGTACGTTCTGGCAATGAAGTGGCCAAATGCAAACAA GTATATTGCGATCCCACCTATGTGCCGGACCGCGTTCGCAAGAAGGGACAAGTAGTGCGCTGTATTTGCCTCCTCGATCATCCCATTCCGAACACCAAGGACGCTCTGTCCACTCAAATCATCATTCCTCAAAAACAG GTCGGACGCCATTCCGATATCTACGTGTCTGTAGTGAGTTACACCCACCAAGTGGCCGCCAAAGGCTGGTTCATTGCGATGGTCTCTACCACAGTTGAAAGTGACAATCCCGAGGTAGAAATCAAGCCTGGTTTGGACTTATTAGGCCCCGTTCGTCAGAAATTTGTATCCGTGTCGGACTACTACGAGCCCACCGATGACGGGTTACAAtctcaaattttcatttctgagACATACGATGCGACCACCCATTTTGAGACTACTTGCTTGGACGTGCTTGACATATTCAAGCGCGGAACTGGTGAAGAATTCGATTTCTCCAAGATCAAGCACGAACTTGGCGACGAGGAACAATAA